In one window of Mytilus galloprovincialis chromosome 6, xbMytGall1.hap1.1, whole genome shotgun sequence DNA:
- the LOC143079620 gene encoding BBSome complex assembly protein BBS10-like, whose protein sequence is MAINYHKVELKTIVQICDTLDRIISHSLGPRGSKILLATETGQVIISSDGKTVLRKLQFGHPIARLIIDSMTRTVNFTGDGSKTFILYLSKFFHELLQQEFKSTSHNDCVCAIQKIKFEINSKLASFIKSKIPGSERVISAGTVCEILRTSLSNSFQERIIEHFVTMVNEAVCSDGQDEVIINNIKCMVDNFDHFCIKVPSLPYSESRTLSPFLIERRFAMYCQNNSFQYVRFVICLFPITGHPKNVETREIISLKNESSLTRFVDHHYYLLKKFVEMCKRENIQLILCSEKVSDQAIQLFELHRISVVPYVPEEDCDWLLSSLKISPCTSIFETLESNMVHSAKSCKPLIFNGRQCVHLELDCQLPLPKMLIICAPTEGLCSQALLNLQKSLKTISSFLNSNTPNNVKDDDGNEKFGTEISVIGGGGTFEFLVSEFLTEYLQRESSCNTKLLCKILSTAVLQLPRILFHNNLPTKQLDLKLFLVLLEKISKARHAGTYLGIDRNGQVSNLFDSGVLELVEPKIHILLSVLELIQQVLRIDYFVGVKNINQNNEDFNEHDE, encoded by the coding sequence ATGGCAATAAATTACCACAAAGTAGAACTGAAAACAATTGTACAGATTTGTGATACGCTTGATAGAATAATTTCACACTCCCTTGGACCTCGTGGATCAAAAATCCTGTTGGCTACGGAAACAGGCCAGGTGATTATCTCTAGTGATGGTAAAACAGTGTTAAGAAAACTTCAATTTGGTCATCCTATTGCAAGACTAATCATTGATTCCATGACAAGAACGGTCAATTTCACAGGAGATGGCAGTAAAACTTTTAtactatatttatcaaaattcttcCATGAACTTTTACAGCAAGAATTCAAGTCTACAAGTCACAATGATTGTGTATGTGctattcaaaaaattaaatttgaaatcaattcgAAACTGGCTTCTTTCATAAAATCAAAAATACCTGGTTCAGAACGAGTTATTTCTGCTGGTACAGTTTGTGAAATTTTAAGAACGTCTTTATCTAACAGTTTCCAAGAAAGAATCATTGAGCATTTTGTTACCATGGTGAATGAAGCAGTCTGTTCAGATGGACAAGATGAAGtaataataaacaatattaaatGTATGGTTGACAACTTTGATCATTTTTGTATTAAAGTTCCTAGTCTACCATACAGTGAATCGAGAACTCTGTCACCATTTCTCATTGAAAGAAGATTTGCTATGTATTGTCAAAATAACTCATTTCAATATGTGAGATTCGTAATATGTTTGTTCCCAATAACAGGACATCCAAAAAATGTAGaaacaagggagataataagCCTGAAGAATGAATCATCTTTAACCAGATTCGTGGACCATCATTATTATCTTTTAAAGAAATTCGTAGAAATGTGTAAAAGAGAAAATATACAACTTATTCTATGCTCGGAAAAAGTATCGGACCAAGCTATACAGCTTTTTGAATTACACAGAATCAGTGTTGTTCCATATGTACCAGAGGAAGATTGTGATTGGTTGTTATCAAGTTTAAAAATAAGTCCATGTACTAGCATTTTTGAAACATTGGAGAGTAATATGGTTCACAGTGCAAAATCTTGTAAACCTTTAATTTTTAATGGGAGACAGTGTGTTCATTTGGAATTAGATTGTCAACTTCCATTGCCAAAGATGTTGATTATTTGTGCTCCTACTGAAGGTTTATGTAGTCAGGCGTTGCTTAATTTGCAGAAATCTTTGAAAACAATATCATCGTTTCTTAATTCTAATACTCCAAATAATGTAAAAGATGACGATGGCAACGAAAAGTTTGGAACTGAAATATCTGTAATCGGCGGAGGAGGAACATTTGAGTTTCTAGTGTCTGAATTTCTTACCGAGTATTTACAAAGAGAAAGCTCATGTAACACTAAGCTCCTTTGTAAAATTTTAAGTACTGCTGTACTACAATTACCCAGAATTCTATTTCACAATAATTTGCCCACCAAACAATTGGATCTCAAACTGTTCCTTGTTTTGTTGGAAAAGATTAGTAAAGCAAGGCATGCTGGGACATATTTAGGAATAGATAGGAATGGTCAAGTATCAAATCTGTTTGATAGTGGTGTTTTAGAGTTGGTTGAACCCAAAATTCACATTTTACTCTCAGTGTTGGAACTTATACAGCAGGTGTTACGAATCGATTATTTTGTAGGagtgaaaaatataaatcaaaataatgaagattttaatgaacatgatgaataa